From Senegalia massiliensis, a single genomic window includes:
- a CDS encoding amidase family protein produces MKKEKFCLEEATIDSIHTAFKNGSLTCKELIKKYIDRIEKYDKIGPMINSIIMINKNAFKIADELDEKFKKSGLTGPLHGIPVLLKDNINLEGTKTTAGSISLKEVKSEKDAFIIKKLKDAGAIIIAKVNLHEFAVWGETVSSILGQTLNPYDLTRTPGGSSGGTGAAVAMNFGLIGIGTDTVNSVRSPASACNLVGFRPTVGLVSRSGIIPYSLTQDTAGPIMRNVEDTAKVLDAIVGYDVKDPMTAWSIGNIPKTYTKHLNKDGLNRKRIGVLKSLFGNEKIHKQVNDIIYSNLKVMEDNGAEVVNIYENIDADKLIEQTSVHLYELKEDLNEYLKELGSRSKVNSLNDIIESKKYHKGIETNIKFAETIDRSMHEYNKRIVNRIELQNLVMELMAKYKLDAIVYPHQKRPVVKVGESQVDRNGVLGAITGFPSCVLPAGFTNPTETAPIGIPVGIEFLTRKWNESVLFEIAYGLEQANKNRKSPIINKNVV; encoded by the coding sequence ATGAAAAAAGAAAAATTTTGTTTAGAAGAAGCAACTATAGACTCAATTCATACTGCATTTAAAAATGGTAGCTTAACTTGTAAAGAACTTATAAAAAAATACATAGATAGAATTGAAAAGTATGACAAAATAGGTCCTATGATTAATTCTATAATTATGATAAATAAAAATGCATTTAAAATAGCGGATGAATTAGATGAAAAATTTAAGAAATCAGGATTAACAGGACCTTTGCATGGAATACCTGTATTGTTAAAAGATAATATTAATTTAGAAGGTACTAAAACTACAGCAGGTTCTATTAGCTTAAAGGAAGTAAAATCTGAAAAGGATGCTTTTATTATTAAAAAGTTAAAAGATGCAGGTGCTATAATAATAGCAAAAGTTAATTTGCATGAATTTGCAGTCTGGGGTGAAACAGTAAGTTCCATATTAGGTCAAACTTTAAACCCTTATGATTTAACTAGAACTCCTGGTGGATCTAGTGGTGGAACTGGTGCAGCAGTAGCTATGAATTTTGGTTTAATAGGAATAGGAACAGATACAGTAAACTCTGTACGATCTCCTGCTTCAGCATGTAATTTAGTAGGATTTAGACCAACTGTTGGTTTAGTAAGTAGGAGTGGAATTATACCTTATTCATTGACTCAAGATACAGCTGGACCAATTATGCGTAATGTAGAAGATACGGCAAAGGTATTAGATGCAATTGTTGGATATGATGTTAAGGATCCAATGACAGCATGGTCTATAGGAAATATTCCTAAAACTTATACAAAGCACTTAAACAAAGATGGGTTGAATAGGAAAAGAATTGGAGTATTAAAAAGTCTTTTTGGTAATGAAAAAATACATAAACAAGTAAATGATATAATATATAGTAATTTAAAAGTTATGGAAGACAATGGTGCTGAGGTAGTAAATATTTATGAGAACATAGATGCTGATAAGTTAATAGAACAAACAAGTGTACATCTTTATGAATTAAAAGAAGACTTAAATGAATATTTGAAAGAGTTGGGATCAAGATCCAAAGTTAATTCACTTAATGATATAATAGAATCTAAGAAATATCATAAGGGAATAGAAACAAATATTAAATTTGCAGAAACTATTGATAGAAGTATGCATGAATATAATAAAAGAATAGTTAATAGGATTGAACTACAAAATTTAGTGATGGAACTTATGGCAAAATATAAATTAGATGCAATTGTATATCCTCATCAAAAAAGACCAGTTGTAAAAGTAGGTGAATCTCAAGTAGATAGGAATGGAGTATTAGGAGCTATAACTGGATTTCCTTCTTGCGTATTACCTGCTGGATTTACAAATCCAACAGAAACAGCACCGATTGGTATTCCAGTAGGTATAGAATTTTTAACTAGAAAATGGAATGAATCTGTATTATTTGAAATTGCATATGGTCTTGAACAAGCAAATAAAAATAGGAAAAGTCCTATTATAAATAAAAATGTTGTTTAG
- a CDS encoding NADPH-dependent oxidoreductase, translated as MNKTIESQLNHRTIRKFKNKKIDENTLNTIFKVANRTASSIAMQSYSIIRITDDKTKEKISKICNQDYIKNFPELVIFIVDVYRNARISEELGENLPHKKDMDRFFQGFTDGAIAAQNMITAIESLDMGTVYLGSILNDPQAIIDLLELPRLTFPIVGVGFGYPDQNPMLKPRMDISLKVFENRYKKQESYLESIKEYDKEMKKYYDLRNETKSLDEFSKQVVEILKMENEKRSKLLNVVKNQGFNLRIEDK; from the coding sequence TTGAATAAAACTATTGAGAGTCAATTAAATCACCGTACAATTAGGAAATTCAAAAATAAAAAAATAGATGAAAATACTTTAAACACAATATTTAAAGTAGCAAATCGTACTGCTTCTAGTATAGCTATGCAATCTTATAGCATAATTCGTATAACTGATGATAAAACAAAAGAAAAGATAAGTAAGATATGTAACCAAGACTATATAAAAAATTTTCCAGAGCTAGTTATATTTATAGTTGATGTCTATAGAAATGCTAGAATATCAGAAGAACTAGGAGAAAATTTACCTCATAAAAAAGATATGGATAGATTTTTTCAAGGATTTACAGATGGTGCAATAGCTGCTCAAAACATGATTACAGCTATTGAATCATTAGATATGGGTACTGTTTACCTAGGAAGCATTTTAAATGACCCTCAAGCTATCATAGATCTATTAGAACTTCCAAGACTTACATTCCCTATAGTAGGAGTGGGTTTTGGTTATCCAGATCAAAATCCTATGTTAAAACCTAGAATGGATATATCTCTTAAAGTATTTGAAAATAGATATAAAAAACAGGAAAGTTATCTAGAATCTATAAAAGAATATGATAAAGAAATGAAGAAATACTATGATTTAAGAAATGAAACAAAATCTCTTGATGAATTTAGTAAACAAGTAGTTGAAATTCTTAAGATGGAAAACGAAAAAAGAAGTAAACTTTTAAACGTAGTTAAAAATCAAGGGTTTAATTTAAGGATTGAAGATAAATAA
- a CDS encoding DUF4349 domain-containing protein, which produces MKKITKYFLIVFSLIMAISLFSACSGQDDLSDESSMNTLEKEVSDEEADFNTPEVEGFEIADGEKIISNYFMSLETLDFEKTRSELENLIEKYKSFIENSNVNFRGSSYSKNYRYGDYSIRIPKESLEKFKIDLNQIGNIIEESKNNQDVTKFYRDTESRLKLATAKEKRLLELLEKAEKIEDIIAIESELTNTIYEKERLEKSLKSIDEKIEYTTLNLQLIEVRNFSNTDNIDNSLITRLKNAFTDSIFAFKIALENFIIWLVYALPYILILGVLVLLGVIVIKKRKKK; this is translated from the coding sequence ATGAAAAAGATTACAAAATATTTTTTAATAGTATTTTCTTTAATAATGGCTATATCTTTATTTTCAGCTTGTAGTGGACAGGATGATTTAAGTGATGAGTCTTCTATGAATACTTTAGAAAAGGAAGTTTCAGATGAAGAGGCTGATTTTAATACACCAGAAGTAGAGGGATTTGAAATAGCAGATGGCGAAAAAATAATTTCAAATTATTTTATGAGTCTAGAAACACTTGATTTTGAAAAGACAAGATCAGAGTTAGAAAATTTAATTGAAAAGTATAAATCTTTTATAGAAAATTCTAATGTGAATTTTAGAGGCTCTAGTTATTCTAAAAACTATAGATATGGAGACTATTCAATAAGAATTCCCAAAGAAAGTTTAGAAAAATTTAAAATTGACTTAAATCAAATAGGGAATATAATTGAAGAAAGCAAAAATAATCAAGATGTAACAAAATTTTATAGAGATACAGAATCTAGATTAAAGCTAGCAACTGCAAAAGAAAAAAGATTATTGGAGCTTTTGGAAAAAGCAGAAAAAATAGAAGATATCATAGCTATTGAATCTGAACTTACTAATACTATTTACGAAAAAGAAAGATTAGAAAAAAGTTTAAAATCTATAGATGAAAAAATTGAATATACTACTTTAAACTTACAGCTAATAGAAGTAAGAAATTTTTCCAATACTGATAATATAGATAATTCACTTATTACTAGATTGAAAAATGCATTCACTGATTCAATATTTGCTTTTAAAATAGCATTAGAAAACTTTATAATATGGCTAGTATATGCCTTACCTTATATATTAATTTTAGGTGTTTTAGTATTACTAGGTGTAATAGTTATAAAGAAAAGAAAGAAAAAATAA